A genomic window from Thioalkalivibrio sp. ALJ12 includes:
- a CDS encoding sugar transferase → MNATLKRLFDILSSMAVLLVLAPLLLLIAIAIRLDSSGPTLFRQRRIGFNGQPFRVLKFRTMVDRDPDAIDQHQEQVVSTGVDPRITRVGRWLRATSLDELPQLWNILRGDMSVVGPRPILPEQVEVVPPSYASRFSVRPGLTGLAQVRGRRTLGWIQQLEADTEYAAQHNLLYDLGLIIKTVYVVLTGQGIYGEAGINWRTYRDSLRNRQQGNME, encoded by the coding sequence ATGAACGCCACCCTCAAACGCCTGTTCGACATCCTGTCCAGCATGGCGGTGCTGCTCGTGCTGGCCCCGTTGCTGCTGCTGATCGCCATTGCGATTCGCCTCGACAGCTCCGGGCCGACCCTCTTTCGTCAGCGACGCATCGGCTTCAACGGACAGCCGTTTCGGGTACTGAAGTTCCGCACCATGGTGGATCGCGATCCGGACGCGATCGACCAGCACCAGGAACAGGTGGTCAGCACCGGGGTCGACCCGCGCATTACCCGCGTAGGGCGCTGGCTGCGGGCGACCAGTCTCGACGAACTGCCGCAGCTGTGGAACATCCTGCGCGGCGACATGAGCGTGGTCGGTCCCCGCCCGATCCTGCCGGAACAGGTAGAGGTCGTGCCCCCCTCCTACGCCTCCCGGTTTTCGGTGCGTCCCGGCCTGACCGGACTGGCCCAGGTCCGCGGTCGCCGCACGCTGGGCTGGATCCAGCAGCTCGAGGCCGACACCGAATACGCCGCGCAGCACAACCTGCTGTACGACCTGGGGCTCATCATCAAGACGGTCTACGTCGTCCTGACCGGTCAGGGGATCTACGGCGAGGCCGGGATCAACTGGCGTACCTATCGCGATTCGTTGCGTAACCGACAGCAAGGGAACATGGAATGA
- a CDS encoding nucleotide sugar dehydrogenase, producing MAEFAAPDAPRLAIIGLGYVGLPLAAEFGRVLPTLGFDIDTGRVEELRGGHDRTREVSREELAAAEHLELTADLERLQDCNVFIVTVPTPIDAHRRPDLGPLLAASRTVGRALKPGDVVIYESTVYPGATEEDCAPVLARESGLELNRDFFLGYSPERVNPGDKEHRIPDIVKVTSGSTPEVATFVNALYARIIRAGTHPAPSIRVAEAAKVIENTQRDVNIALINELAMLFERLDLDTEAVLAAAGTKWNFLPFRPGLVGGHCIGVDPYYLTHKAQAANYHPEMILAGRRTNDGMGGYIADRTIKAMIRKGFPVVGSRVLVMGLAFKENCPDLRNTRVVDIIHDLHGYNAEVDVWDPWVDTAEARHEYGLDLLTESPKQGAYDAIILAVPHHEFVELGAQGLQRFGRERAVVFDVKSVLPPEASDLRL from the coding sequence ATGGCGGAATTTGCGGCACCGGACGCCCCGCGTCTGGCCATAATTGGTCTGGGTTATGTCGGCCTGCCTCTGGCAGCCGAGTTCGGACGGGTCCTGCCCACACTGGGCTTCGATATCGATACGGGCCGCGTCGAGGAACTGCGCGGGGGACACGACCGCACACGCGAGGTTTCCCGTGAGGAACTCGCCGCCGCCGAGCATCTGGAACTGACCGCCGATCTGGAGCGACTGCAGGACTGCAACGTGTTCATCGTGACGGTCCCCACACCGATCGATGCCCACCGGCGCCCGGACCTGGGCCCGCTACTGGCGGCCAGCCGCACGGTGGGTCGTGCCCTGAAGCCAGGGGACGTGGTGATCTACGAGTCCACCGTCTACCCCGGCGCGACCGAGGAAGACTGCGCCCCGGTGCTGGCCCGCGAATCCGGCCTGGAGCTGAACCGGGATTTCTTCCTCGGCTACAGCCCGGAGCGGGTCAACCCCGGCGACAAGGAGCATCGCATCCCCGATATCGTCAAGGTCACGTCCGGCTCGACCCCCGAGGTCGCGACCTTCGTCAACGCGCTGTACGCCCGCATCATCCGTGCCGGCACCCATCCGGCCCCCAGCATTCGCGTGGCCGAGGCGGCCAAGGTGATCGAGAACACCCAGCGCGACGTGAATATCGCGCTGATCAACGAACTCGCAATGCTGTTCGAGCGACTCGATCTCGATACCGAGGCCGTGCTGGCCGCGGCCGGGACCAAGTGGAACTTCCTGCCGTTTCGGCCCGGTCTGGTGGGCGGGCACTGCATTGGCGTCGACCCGTACTACCTGACGCACAAGGCACAGGCCGCCAACTACCACCCGGAGATGATCCTTGCCGGACGCCGTACCAATGACGGCATGGGCGGCTACATCGCGGATCGCACGATCAAGGCCATGATCCGCAAGGGGTTCCCGGTCGTAGGCTCGCGCGTCCTGGTGATGGGGCTCGCGTTCAAGGAGAACTGCCCGGATCTGCGCAATACGCGCGTGGTCGACATCATCCATGACCTGCACGGCTACAACGCCGAGGTCGATGTCTGGGACCCCTGGGTGGATACCGCCGAGGCCCGTCACGAGTATGGACTGGACCTGCTGACCGAGTCGCCGAAGCAGGGCGCGTACGATGCCATCATCCTTGCGGTCCCGCACCACGAGTTCGTCGAACTTGGGGCCCAGGGCCTGCAGAGGTTCGGACGCGAGCGCGCGGTGGTCTTCGACGTGAAATCCGTACTCCCGCCCGAGGCGAGTGACCTGCGTCTATAA
- a CDS encoding D-2-hydroxyacid dehydrogenase, translating to MRLSHTLFLQKPEVLEKQQDTIEARLQQALPGTTLTFAGQPEAIPEGLEVDAVIAPTLPWLPDALDRLSRYGWVHFLSAGVEKIWDMPFPKDGLLMTKSSGVHGAPMSEYAIGAMLYFAKHFDRFNAQSREKRWERCWLGELTGRTAMVLGMGHIGTQVARRARAFDMRVIGVQRNPRPHDCADEVIALDSVEDRLPEVDDLIVCLPLTRDTRHRIGEAQFQRLQPGAVLVDISRGGVVDQQALTRALDAGHLRGAAVDVFEQQPLPAQSPLWNRENVLVTPHVSGTSPHYMERALEIFIRNARAMAQGEPPVTPVDPVAGY from the coding sequence ATGCGCCTGAGCCACACCCTGTTCCTGCAGAAACCGGAGGTTCTGGAGAAGCAGCAGGACACGATCGAGGCCCGCCTGCAGCAGGCGTTGCCCGGCACCACGCTGACCTTCGCCGGCCAGCCCGAGGCCATACCCGAGGGGCTTGAGGTCGATGCCGTGATCGCCCCCACCCTGCCCTGGCTGCCCGACGCCCTGGACCGCCTGTCGCGCTATGGCTGGGTGCACTTTCTGTCCGCCGGGGTCGAGAAGATCTGGGACATGCCATTCCCCAAGGATGGCCTGCTGATGACCAAGAGCAGTGGCGTCCACGGCGCCCCGATGAGCGAGTATGCGATCGGGGCCATGCTCTATTTCGCCAAGCACTTCGACCGCTTCAACGCACAAAGCCGCGAGAAGCGCTGGGAGCGCTGCTGGCTCGGGGAGCTGACCGGGCGCACCGCCATGGTGCTTGGCATGGGGCATATCGGTACCCAGGTGGCGCGCCGGGCCCGGGCGTTCGACATGCGCGTGATCGGTGTCCAGCGCAACCCGCGCCCCCATGACTGCGCCGACGAGGTCATTGCCCTGGATAGCGTGGAGGACCGCCTGCCGGAGGTGGACGACCTGATCGTATGCCTGCCGCTCACCCGGGACACCCGGCACCGGATCGGCGAAGCCCAGTTCCAGCGGCTCCAGCCGGGCGCCGTGCTGGTGGACATCTCCCGCGGCGGGGTTGTGGATCAGCAGGCGCTGACCCGGGCGCTGGATGCCGGACACCTGCGCGGTGCGGCGGTGGATGTCTTCGAGCAGCAGCCTCTTCCCGCCCAGTCACCGCTGTGGAACCGGGAGAACGTCCTCGTCACACCCCATGTCTCGGGCACCTCGCCGCACTATATGGAACGTGCGCTGGAGATCTTCATCCGCAATGCCCGCGCGATGGCGCAAGGCGAGCCCCCGGTGACCCCGGTCGACCCGGTCGCTGGTTACTAG
- a CDS encoding glycosyltransferase family 39 protein, whose protein sequence is MSYTSIPFTTMELLLSASFLMVVLVAVLWTGARREGYLWPLLAALLARIGAALVQRFLFPLPQGGADAISFERRAWFWAQSGCGNLGDHFSMGSSYLHSWLIANVYACADRAPLAFQAVNIALGMLTVYLIARIAEQLWDRQAAVRAAWIAALFPILIVNAAVPLREVWFTAFFLLGVLWLVRWVQSQRTGFLVAAVGVLLGAAVVHGAAVFAIAGIAVVLVGWSIKEFLRASDLGHMRPGLMLGGMLLGTAGVLGFVVMDDMRFSSIGQLGDVMEQTETLDQRAERSARGGAAYPSFLIPSNDLQALVLTPIRVGYLLFGPPLWEVRSPVHLIGMVEGLFYLTLVLLLAVYRRHWWHRSDFRVLVVVFIVLAIIFAWGTSNFGTAARHRAKFLGILIALAAGLAGRRLWRWERLRRLGASRSSAPNSTTDPPEISGAELPQPRRAAP, encoded by the coding sequence ATGAGCTACACCTCGATCCCGTTCACGACGATGGAGCTGCTCCTGTCGGCCAGCTTCCTGATGGTGGTGCTGGTCGCCGTGCTGTGGACCGGGGCAAGACGCGAGGGCTATCTGTGGCCGCTGTTGGCGGCCCTGCTGGCCCGCATCGGGGCGGCGCTGGTACAGCGCTTCCTGTTTCCCCTGCCTCAGGGTGGAGCCGATGCGATCAGCTTCGAGCGCCGGGCCTGGTTCTGGGCCCAGAGTGGCTGCGGCAATCTCGGCGACCACTTCAGCATGGGCAGCTCGTACCTGCACAGCTGGCTGATCGCGAACGTCTACGCATGTGCCGACCGCGCCCCCCTGGCCTTCCAGGCCGTGAACATCGCCCTGGGCATGCTGACGGTCTATCTGATTGCGCGCATCGCCGAGCAGCTCTGGGACCGCCAGGCCGCCGTGCGTGCGGCCTGGATCGCTGCTTTGTTCCCGATCCTGATCGTGAACGCGGCCGTGCCACTACGCGAGGTCTGGTTTACTGCCTTCTTCCTGCTGGGCGTGCTCTGGCTGGTGCGCTGGGTTCAGAGTCAGCGCACCGGTTTCCTGGTGGCTGCCGTCGGGGTACTGCTGGGCGCGGCGGTCGTGCACGGCGCGGCAGTCTTTGCGATCGCGGGCATCGCGGTCGTGCTGGTCGGCTGGTCGATCAAGGAATTCCTGCGCGCATCGGATCTGGGGCATATGCGTCCCGGGCTGATGCTCGGCGGCATGCTGCTCGGCACGGCCGGGGTCCTCGGATTCGTGGTGATGGACGACATGCGCTTCTCGTCGATCGGGCAACTGGGCGACGTGATGGAACAGACCGAGACGCTGGACCAGCGGGCCGAGCGCAGCGCCCGCGGCGGGGCCGCCTACCCGTCCTTTTTGATCCCGTCCAATGACCTCCAGGCACTGGTCCTGACACCAATCCGGGTGGGCTATTTGCTGTTCGGTCCCCCGCTGTGGGAAGTGCGCTCGCCCGTGCATCTGATCGGCATGGTGGAGGGTCTGTTCTATCTGACACTGGTCCTGCTGCTGGCGGTGTATCGCCGCCACTGGTGGCATCGCTCGGATTTTCGCGTGCTGGTCGTCGTGTTCATCGTCCTGGCGATCATCTTCGCCTGGGGCACCAGTAACTTCGGGACCGCCGCCCGTCACCGGGCCAAGTTCCTCGGGATCCTGATTGCCCTGGCGGCGGGCCTGGCCGGGCGCCGCCTGTGGCGCTGGGAACGACTGCGACGCCTTGGCGCCAGTCGCTCGTCAGCCCCGAACAGCACCACGGATCCACCGGAGATTTCCGGCGCGGAACTGCCGCAACCACGGCGTGCCGCGCCCTGA
- a CDS encoding aldolase/citrate lyase family protein, translated as MTSTLKHMFITASADVARQAEAAGIARIFVDMETRGKAERQGHLDTHKARHTLDDVRRISSVLTSAELMVRINPPAPQTPSEVRQAIEAGADRLMLPMFTRIDEVQHFLDAVGGQVPVTLLVETPQALIRLPSYLPLLGPQDQIHIGLNDLSLASGLDFLFEPLAGGMLEVPAALCREAGIAFGFGGVGAVGKGEVPAESILGEHVRLGSEWVILSRAFREVVSQEDPATGTARLRGELERLQAAEQQFRAAPAEALLENRDEVRSRIFRLAARMHNRSRACA; from the coding sequence ATGACTTCCACCCTGAAACACATGTTCATTACGGCCTCCGCCGATGTGGCCCGGCAGGCCGAGGCAGCGGGGATCGCACGGATCTTTGTCGACATGGAGACCCGCGGGAAGGCCGAACGCCAGGGCCATCTGGATACCCACAAGGCGCGCCACACGCTCGACGATGTCCGGCGCATCTCCAGCGTGCTCACGAGCGCAGAGCTGATGGTCCGCATCAATCCGCCGGCACCACAAACGCCCTCCGAGGTCCGTCAGGCGATCGAGGCCGGCGCCGACCGGCTGATGCTGCCGATGTTCACCCGCATCGACGAGGTGCAGCATTTTCTCGACGCCGTCGGCGGACAGGTGCCGGTGACCCTGCTGGTCGAGACCCCGCAGGCCCTGATCCGACTGCCGTCCTACCTGCCCCTGCTCGGGCCACAGGACCAGATTCATATCGGCCTGAACGATCTCAGCCTGGCGTCCGGGCTCGATTTCCTGTTCGAACCGCTGGCCGGCGGCATGCTGGAGGTGCCGGCCGCCCTGTGCCGCGAGGCGGGCATCGCGTTCGGGTTCGGGGGTGTCGGCGCGGTGGGCAAGGGCGAGGTCCCGGCCGAGTCCATCCTGGGCGAACACGTGCGCCTTGGGTCCGAATGGGTCATCCTTTCGCGCGCCTTCCGCGAGGTGGTCAGCCAGGAAGACCCGGCCACCGGGACGGCGCGCCTGCGCGGCGAGCTGGAGCGGCTACAGGCCGCGGAACAGCAGTTTCGCGCAGCCCCCGCGGAAGCACTGCTGGAGAACCGCGACGAGGTCCGCAGCCGCATCTTCCGGCTGGCCGCCCGCATGCACAACCGGAGCCGTGCATGCGCCTGA
- a CDS encoding glycosyltransferase family 4 protein, with protein sequence MQNTEHRRMATTLRGDHPHTERAARESESREHSGIDLLIVAANARSLIANRGDLIREIRRRGQTVAAAVPRKDYLPEVEELGIPIYPFDLGRTGVNPIEDLRTTFALTQLMRRLRPEAVFSYTVKPVVYGSLAARWAGVPRVYAMITGLGHAFTTESWRTRILRTISSGLYRQALARCDRVFFQNPDDLQDFLDRGVLPDTERVVRINGSGVDVDRFAQHPLPKGDPLFLFVGRLLTEKGILEFVEAARQVHTQHPNARFVVVGPHNPDLPHTISAEQVESWKREGIVEFVGGVADVRPWLQKASAFVLPSYREGTPRSVLEAMSVGRPIITTDAPGCRETVVDGENGLLVPPRTSAPLADAMQRLLDHPELLPRMARASRDRVEAKYEVGQVNRVILRTMELA encoded by the coding sequence ATGCAGAACACCGAGCACCGCAGGATGGCCACCACCCTGCGTGGGGACCACCCCCATACAGAACGGGCCGCACGGGAAAGCGAGTCGCGGGAACACAGCGGTATCGATCTCCTGATCGTGGCGGCCAATGCCCGGTCGCTGATCGCCAACCGCGGGGACCTGATCCGCGAGATCCGCCGCCGCGGCCAAACGGTGGCCGCTGCCGTCCCGCGCAAGGACTACCTGCCCGAAGTCGAGGAGCTGGGCATCCCGATCTACCCGTTCGACCTGGGCCGTACCGGTGTGAACCCGATTGAAGACCTGCGCACGACCTTCGCCCTGACCCAACTGATGCGCCGCCTGCGGCCGGAGGCCGTGTTCAGCTATACCGTGAAGCCCGTGGTGTACGGTTCTCTGGCCGCCCGCTGGGCCGGGGTCCCGCGGGTCTACGCGATGATTACCGGTCTCGGGCATGCCTTTACCACCGAGTCCTGGCGCACGCGCATCCTGCGCACGATCAGTTCCGGCCTGTATCGCCAGGCCCTGGCCCGCTGCGATCGCGTGTTCTTCCAGAACCCGGATGACCTCCAGGATTTCCTCGATCGAGGTGTGCTGCCGGATACCGAGCGGGTCGTCCGCATTAACGGCTCCGGGGTGGACGTGGACCGCTTCGCCCAGCATCCCCTTCCCAAAGGCGACCCGCTGTTCCTGTTTGTCGGCCGGCTGCTCACCGAGAAGGGCATCCTCGAGTTCGTGGAGGCCGCGCGCCAGGTTCACACGCAACACCCCAATGCCCGCTTCGTGGTGGTCGGCCCCCATAACCCGGACCTTCCGCACACGATCTCGGCGGAGCAGGTCGAGTCCTGGAAGCGCGAAGGCATCGTCGAGTTCGTCGGCGGCGTGGCCGATGTTCGACCCTGGCTCCAGAAGGCCTCCGCGTTCGTCCTGCCCTCCTACCGCGAAGGCACCCCGCGTTCGGTGCTGGAGGCGATGAGCGTGGGCCGCCCGATCATCACCACCGATGCCCCGGGCTGCCGCGAGACCGTCGTCGACGGCGAGAACGGCCTCCTCGTCCCGCCCCGGACCTCCGCGCCCCTGGCGGATGCCATGCAGAGGCTCCTCGACCACCCTGAGCTGCTGCCCCGCATGGCCCGGGCCTCGCGCGATCGGGTGGAGGCAAAGTACGAGGTGGGGCAGGTCAACCGCGTCATTCTTCGAACGATGGAGCTCGCATGA